The following proteins are co-located in the uncultured Draconibacterium sp. genome:
- a CDS encoding mechanosensitive ion channel domain-containing protein, with protein METISTILKFELLNFDAYSIKVYTLVLVVLIVLATKAVLWIIKKSLNRKSRTKKLDAGNTYALYQIIKYVIWVVAIGLILETIGIKVTVLIAGSAALMVGIGLGLQQTFNDVVSGIILLSERSIKIDDILEIDGDVVKIQEIGLRTSKGLNRDDISIIIPNSLITTNKVINWSHQSKKTRFSIDVGVAYGSNVEQVLKILEESAFAHPDISNRELTEARLVNFGNSSLDFQVLFFTKNIFRISKMKSDIRRIISQKFIENNITIPFPQMDLHLKTNEAKVGFDNMK; from the coding sequence ATGGAAACAATCAGTACAATATTAAAATTTGAACTATTAAACTTTGATGCGTATAGTATAAAAGTTTACACGCTTGTGCTTGTAGTGTTGATTGTTCTGGCAACAAAAGCCGTGTTGTGGATTATTAAAAAATCACTTAACCGAAAAAGCAGGACTAAAAAACTGGATGCGGGAAATACCTATGCATTGTACCAGATTATTAAATATGTAATTTGGGTAGTTGCAATCGGACTCATTCTGGAAACCATTGGTATAAAAGTTACTGTTCTTATTGCGGGATCGGCAGCATTGATGGTAGGTATTGGTTTGGGTTTACAGCAAACATTTAACGATGTTGTTTCGGGCATTATTTTGCTTTCAGAGCGTTCGATTAAAATTGATGATATACTCGAAATTGATGGTGACGTTGTAAAAATTCAGGAAATTGGCTTACGGACCTCCAAAGGATTAAACCGCGACGATATTTCTATTATTATTCCAAACTCTTTAATTACTACAAATAAAGTGATTAATTGGAGTCACCAGTCGAAAAAAACACGTTTTAGCATTGATGTTGGAGTTGCTTATGGTAGCAATGTGGAACAGGTTCTAAAAATTCTGGAAGAAAGTGCTTTTGCTCATCCCGATATTTCGAATCGCGAATTAACAGAGGCACGGCTGGTGAACTTTGGTAATTCATCGCTTGATTTTCAGGTGCTGTTTTTTACAAAAAATATATTCCGAATCAGCAAAATGAAAAGCGATATACGACGAATCATTTCTCAAAAATTTATCGAAAATAACATTACCATTCCCTTTCCTCAAATGGATTTGCACCTTAAAACAAATGAAGCAAAAGTGGGATTTGATAACATGAAATAA